One window of Branchiostoma lanceolatum isolate klBraLanc5 chromosome 6, klBraLanc5.hap2, whole genome shotgun sequence genomic DNA carries:
- the LOC136436525 gene encoding solute carrier organic anion transporter family member 4A1-like isoform X2, with amino-acid sequence MISPTGNHNNQPNYNNLRLSLDEPPYTQTAKVTQMIPAPRTRFGWGRFTPGFLQVFNSPRWLLVYMCIGTGLAGAITFGFVPIILSTLEFRFGLSSTQSALLVITYDIFGVILIPAVTYYGGMRTAHKGRWLGLGTLLFGVGCIIFSLPHFTTAYYDGELTASEKNDSLCSGDDPYYYDYYDYSYYDYYYDYGNSTNTTQCQASTDPSLSNYIYVFILAQLFLCACAGSMYTLGVAYLDESVEVQYSGQYIAILYAMTAVGPGLGTVVCGEIFNLWVDWPDKTGGTLQPNDSNWLGNWWLGFPIIGCLGIVSALPLFGYPRKLPARDFELSVTETVTVAEDDVIGIHEYNGDLQTESESKDVATRLKIGLRELQTTLGVLFKNPTYMFLSFAGAIDALGYSGIFTFSPKLSELMLDANTVNTSWYFGLAIVVGDASGALFGGWITKFFGVNCKKMLAVVVALSLLSQLGNLIFLMYCEDAPRVMLAQADSMNCTFGCLCDATLYDPVCGSNGVEYFSACHAGCTQYSASNLTYSSCGCITEYWLSKNVTSGFTSSARTGTCSRNCFPWVMPLYFTIVTFLGFVALATIPMYTEVTLRIVPGQLRSFALGIQWTITKLLGLIPGSLIFGYVIDLSCIQWEDTCGTRGSCLTYDNRKVGLNVFAVAAVVGAVAMFLYFMAYWTYKNPKDVRDRDEEDAGNGNSTK; translated from the exons ATGATTTCACCAACCGGTAACCATAACAACCAGCCGAACTACAACAACCTCCGCCTGTCCCTGGACGAGCCACCCTACACTCAAACGGCCAAGGTTACCCAGATGATTCCTGCACCGCGCACAAGGTTCGGCTGGGGGCGCTTCACACCGGGGTTTCTACAGGTCTTCAACTCACCGCGATGGCTTCTGGTCTACATGTGCATCGGAACTGGTCTGGCA GGTGCCATCACATTTGGGTTCGTGCCGATCATCCTGTCGACCCTGGAGTTCCGGTTCGGCCTGTCCAGCACACAGAGCGCCCTGCTGGTCATCACGTACGACATCTTCGGCGTCATCCTCATCCCCGCTGTCACGTACTACGGAGGCATGCGCACTGCGCACAAG GGCCGGTGGCTCGGCCTGGGGACACTGCTGTTCGGAGTCGGATGCATCATATTTTCTCTCCCGCACTTTACAACAG CTTACTATGACGGTGAGTTGACTGCCAGCGAAAAAAACGACTCCCTCTGTTCCGGTGATGACCCATACTACTATGATTACTACGACTATAGTTACTATGACTACTACTACGACTATggcaactccaccaacactaCGCAGTGTCAGGCGAG cacTGACCCAAGCCTGTCCAACTACATCTACGTGTTCATCTTGGCGCAGCTGTTCCTGTGCGCGTGCGCAGGCTCCATGTACACACTGGGCGTGGCCTACCTGGACGAGAGTGTGGAGGTTCAGTACTCAGGACAGTACATCG CTATCCTGTACGCCATGACAGCCGTGGGCCCCGGACTCGGCACTGTTGTCTGCGGGGAGATCTTTAACCTGTGGGTCGATTGGCCTGACAAGACCGG AGGTACTCTCCAGCCAAACGACTCCAACTGGCTGGGGAACTGGTGGCTGGGGTTCCCTATCATCGGGTGTCTGGGGATCGTGTCAGCACTGCCGCTATTCGGGTATCCCCGCAAGTTAccag CACGGGACTTTGAGCTCAGTGTCACGGAAACTGTCACTGTCGCCGAAGATGACGTCATTGGAATACATGAGTATAACGGAGATTTGCAGACCGAAAGCGAGTCGAAGGATGTCGCCACACGTCTGAAGATCGGTCTGAGGGAGTTACAGACGACATTAGGAGTGCTCTTCAAGAATCCAACTTACATGTTCCTCAGCTTTGCTG GAGCCATAGATGCCTTAGGGTACAGCGGCATTTTCACCTTCTCCCCCAAACTGTCCGAGTTGATGCTGGATGCGAACACGGTGAACACGTCATGGTACTTTG GTCTCGCCATTGTTGTTGGAGACGCCAGCGGAGCCCTGTTTGGTGGCTGGATAACGAAGTTTTTCGGAGTGAACTGTAAGAAGATGTTGGCTGTGGTGGTGGCCCTGTCTCTCCTCTCGCAGCTAGGCAACCTGATTTTCCTCATGTACTGTGAGGACGCACCGAGAGTGATGCTCGCACAGGCCGATAG CATGAACTGCACGTTTGGCTGCCTGTGTGACGCCACCCTGTACGACCCGGTTTGTGGCAGCAATGGTGTGGAGTATTTCTCCGCATGTCACGCTGGATGTACCCAGTACAGCGCCTCAAATCTG ACCTACTCCAGCTGTGGCTGTATCACTGAGTATTGGCTGAGCAAaaacgtcacttccggtttcACGTCATCTGCCCGGACGGGCACTTGTTCACGCAACTGCTTCCCCTGGGTCATGCCCCTGTACTTCACCATCGTCACCTTTCTGGGCTTCGTCGCCTTGGCAACCATCCCTATGTACACCGAAGTGACCTTGAG AATTGTTCCTGGTCAATTAAGATCCTTCGCACTTGGAATTCAATGGACAATCACTAAACTACTCG GTCTAATCCCGGGGTCTCTCATCTTCGGTTACGTCATTGACCTGTCCTGCATTCAATGGGAGGACACGTGTGGAACTAGGGGGTCTTGCCTGACGTACGACAACCGTAAGGTTGGTCTGAACGTGTTCGCCGTAGCTGCAGTAGTCGGGGCGGTCGCCATGTTTCTCTACTTCATGGCGTATTGGACCTACAAGAACCCCAAGGACGTAAGAGATCGAGATGAAGAGGATGCTGGGAACGGAAACTCCACGAAATGA
- the LOC136436525 gene encoding solute carrier organic anion transporter family member 4A1-like isoform X1, whose product MAADDVPMGILNSDAVMISPTGNHNNQPNYNNLRLSLDEPPYTQTAKVTQMIPAPRTRFGWGRFTPGFLQVFNSPRWLLVYMCIGTGLAGAITFGFVPIILSTLEFRFGLSSTQSALLVITYDIFGVILIPAVTYYGGMRTAHKGRWLGLGTLLFGVGCIIFSLPHFTTAYYDGELTASEKNDSLCSGDDPYYYDYYDYSYYDYYYDYGNSTNTTQCQASTDPSLSNYIYVFILAQLFLCACAGSMYTLGVAYLDESVEVQYSGQYIAILYAMTAVGPGLGTVVCGEIFNLWVDWPDKTGGTLQPNDSNWLGNWWLGFPIIGCLGIVSALPLFGYPRKLPARDFELSVTETVTVAEDDVIGIHEYNGDLQTESESKDVATRLKIGLRELQTTLGVLFKNPTYMFLSFAGAIDALGYSGIFTFSPKLSELMLDANTVNTSWYFGLAIVVGDASGALFGGWITKFFGVNCKKMLAVVVALSLLSQLGNLIFLMYCEDAPRVMLAQADSMNCTFGCLCDATLYDPVCGSNGVEYFSACHAGCTQYSASNLTYSSCGCITEYWLSKNVTSGFTSSARTGTCSRNCFPWVMPLYFTIVTFLGFVALATIPMYTEVTLRIVPGQLRSFALGIQWTITKLLGLIPGSLIFGYVIDLSCIQWEDTCGTRGSCLTYDNRKVGLNVFAVAAVVGAVAMFLYFMAYWTYKNPKDVRDRDEEDAGNGNSTK is encoded by the exons ATGGCGGCCGATGACGTCCCAATGGG taTTCTTAACTCGGATGCCGTCATGATTTCACCAACCGGTAACCATAACAACCAGCCGAACTACAACAACCTCCGCCTGTCCCTGGACGAGCCACCCTACACTCAAACGGCCAAGGTTACCCAGATGATTCCTGCACCGCGCACAAGGTTCGGCTGGGGGCGCTTCACACCGGGGTTTCTACAGGTCTTCAACTCACCGCGATGGCTTCTGGTCTACATGTGCATCGGAACTGGTCTGGCA GGTGCCATCACATTTGGGTTCGTGCCGATCATCCTGTCGACCCTGGAGTTCCGGTTCGGCCTGTCCAGCACACAGAGCGCCCTGCTGGTCATCACGTACGACATCTTCGGCGTCATCCTCATCCCCGCTGTCACGTACTACGGAGGCATGCGCACTGCGCACAAG GGCCGGTGGCTCGGCCTGGGGACACTGCTGTTCGGAGTCGGATGCATCATATTTTCTCTCCCGCACTTTACAACAG CTTACTATGACGGTGAGTTGACTGCCAGCGAAAAAAACGACTCCCTCTGTTCCGGTGATGACCCATACTACTATGATTACTACGACTATAGTTACTATGACTACTACTACGACTATggcaactccaccaacactaCGCAGTGTCAGGCGAG cacTGACCCAAGCCTGTCCAACTACATCTACGTGTTCATCTTGGCGCAGCTGTTCCTGTGCGCGTGCGCAGGCTCCATGTACACACTGGGCGTGGCCTACCTGGACGAGAGTGTGGAGGTTCAGTACTCAGGACAGTACATCG CTATCCTGTACGCCATGACAGCCGTGGGCCCCGGACTCGGCACTGTTGTCTGCGGGGAGATCTTTAACCTGTGGGTCGATTGGCCTGACAAGACCGG AGGTACTCTCCAGCCAAACGACTCCAACTGGCTGGGGAACTGGTGGCTGGGGTTCCCTATCATCGGGTGTCTGGGGATCGTGTCAGCACTGCCGCTATTCGGGTATCCCCGCAAGTTAccag CACGGGACTTTGAGCTCAGTGTCACGGAAACTGTCACTGTCGCCGAAGATGACGTCATTGGAATACATGAGTATAACGGAGATTTGCAGACCGAAAGCGAGTCGAAGGATGTCGCCACACGTCTGAAGATCGGTCTGAGGGAGTTACAGACGACATTAGGAGTGCTCTTCAAGAATCCAACTTACATGTTCCTCAGCTTTGCTG GAGCCATAGATGCCTTAGGGTACAGCGGCATTTTCACCTTCTCCCCCAAACTGTCCGAGTTGATGCTGGATGCGAACACGGTGAACACGTCATGGTACTTTG GTCTCGCCATTGTTGTTGGAGACGCCAGCGGAGCCCTGTTTGGTGGCTGGATAACGAAGTTTTTCGGAGTGAACTGTAAGAAGATGTTGGCTGTGGTGGTGGCCCTGTCTCTCCTCTCGCAGCTAGGCAACCTGATTTTCCTCATGTACTGTGAGGACGCACCGAGAGTGATGCTCGCACAGGCCGATAG CATGAACTGCACGTTTGGCTGCCTGTGTGACGCCACCCTGTACGACCCGGTTTGTGGCAGCAATGGTGTGGAGTATTTCTCCGCATGTCACGCTGGATGTACCCAGTACAGCGCCTCAAATCTG ACCTACTCCAGCTGTGGCTGTATCACTGAGTATTGGCTGAGCAAaaacgtcacttccggtttcACGTCATCTGCCCGGACGGGCACTTGTTCACGCAACTGCTTCCCCTGGGTCATGCCCCTGTACTTCACCATCGTCACCTTTCTGGGCTTCGTCGCCTTGGCAACCATCCCTATGTACACCGAAGTGACCTTGAG AATTGTTCCTGGTCAATTAAGATCCTTCGCACTTGGAATTCAATGGACAATCACTAAACTACTCG GTCTAATCCCGGGGTCTCTCATCTTCGGTTACGTCATTGACCTGTCCTGCATTCAATGGGAGGACACGTGTGGAACTAGGGGGTCTTGCCTGACGTACGACAACCGTAAGGTTGGTCTGAACGTGTTCGCCGTAGCTGCAGTAGTCGGGGCGGTCGCCATGTTTCTCTACTTCATGGCGTATTGGACCTACAAGAACCCCAAGGACGTAAGAGATCGAGATGAAGAGGATGCTGGGAACGGAAACTCCACGAAATGA